The region gattctgtagaaacagtttatttccttttacAGCTTCGAGGTTAAAACTAAACCTCAGAGGAAGAAAAAAACCTGAAAACTGTAAGGAAATAAACTGTTTGTACAGATCGACTGTGTCTTTCTATTCGttgaaatcattatatttCCCGTCGCGATTTGATCGGTTTATCCCTGAAAATATACTGTAAGTGCTTTTagtaatttcaaatattaaacttaacattaatcaatttgaattcaattcttcaaaattcattgaataacTTTTGTGTAATGTTAAAaatgataacaaaaaaataaagtcGATTCTTATAACAGTGCTCGGTTTACACAAATGACAGATGACACCGGATaaaatttttatcatttaacGACGTAACGACGGTGCTGGAATTAATAATGCTTACTCAGCGGCGAGTAACAgtaaatcagttttagattgTGAACGTCGTACGTGTTTCGagtttaaaaatgtttcattgcGTAAACTGAAATCCAGGGGACGAGAGTGTACAAATAAACTTGTTAGATATGTAATGGAACCGGTTACTAGGCTATTCAAACACGTTTAAAGGATACTTTAAaaattttacatatatatatcagTTCACTACGACGAAAAACTATTACTTACTGGCAATCCTTCAAATCGATATACAACTGGTATAAGTTAAACACAGCCACAGATTGGATTGTGAGGTATGTGTACCACTATTAGCAAAATACAGGTTGACAAATATTcctaatttttctaaaaattcttaatctttttcTGAGCTCCTAGAATAATGCCTTTGCTATGTTGCTCCATTTTCGGTCTCCTTTCCTACCTTTCTCTTTCTTGTGGTTGGCTCCGTGCGAAGTGCCAATCCACGATGCGAGCGCCTAACAGCTACCTATCAATATTGTGAAGTTACCTTACGGAAAAGAAATCTAGTGACTACGGTAACCAAATGATTGATACGGCAGTTCATAGGAAAACGAGTATTCAGTCGGCCGGACTGAACGCGAACTCGAATGGACTTATTAACGTTAATTGAAGTAGTCATTTATACTCCTTTCCCATCAAAGGTTTACCTAACAAATGCAGAAAGAAATCCGATATTCTTTTTAAAATGACCCATAAAGCGATTTTCCTCCTAAATAAAGGTAACAGAGTAGACAGTTCGTATAATGTATTATAATCAAATCCCAAGAATTGATAAATAGACAACATTTGTTGCAATAATTGGCGTTTCAACTTTAGTTCCCTCTGCACCCGGCCTCTGCATGACATAATATGCGGTGAACAGAAGATGTCGTTCGTACCAGTTAGAACTTCgaattatgaattatgaatgatTAGAATaaataggttttttttttatttactagaCCCTCGCTGGCAAATTCGAAACTCAATCGCCATCCACCGTGTATTATTACTAAAGGACCTGAAAAACATCCATAAACACAACATCATGTCACGCTTCGGCGCAACTGAAATGGGTCGTCCAGTTGAAACTTACCTTCAGTATGGAAAGTGGAAAAATGACCCGAATCCACAGAAGTGTGATATGGTAATAGGAGGTACTGAAATATCGCTcacaataaaaaagtaaaactTCGTTCATACTACTCAATGTTAACAGTAAGGAATAATTGTGGAAAGgggaaacattttgaaaaagattcatGAGTAATCGGGTAGGGGGATTTGGAATGAAAGAAAATCGCTTTATTTTTAGTCGGTGTGGATAATGATACCCGAATATTGTCTTATTTATTGCCTGCACTCCTGACTTTTGCAAGTCACGCTATTAACTGATCGAACCTGACAAATGTATCAATTAGAAAACTATTGTCCAACGcgatttgtttctttttagtGTATCGAAATAATGAAGGTAACGTGTGCGATTTAGATGTTGTTAAACTCGCTGAAAAACAGATCGCTAACGATGATTCTTTGAATCACGAATATCTACCTATAACTGGATTACCGGCATTTACTAAATCATCCTGTGAATTGGTCCTCGGAAGAGATAGTCCAGCTTTCATAGAGGATAGGGTAATATATCATCAATCTGTTCTATATATTTGGTAGATACgagaatattttctaatatcatTTCGGTTAATATAGGTTTTGGATGGGCGGTCACAACATTGGCCACTTCTCCCTATATACATGGTGATGCTAAATGTCCATGTTCGTATCATTTCGTTGTTCCCTTACAGTATGGAGGATGTCAGGGTGTTGGCGGTAGCGGAAGTTTATTTATTGGTCTCGCTTTTCTTCGTCAAATTGCTAAATATGACATCGCTTATGTGTCAAAACCAACCTGGGGTAAGCGTTTGTGACAAGTATATCAGAGAAAGCGTTGGTGAGATTGTGGCTAATATTTGCAACAGCACCTGTTTGCCTTTTGAAACTCGCCCCATCGTTCTTGTTCTTAGTCTATTTAGTTGTTCATGTCGTAGAGGATCATATTGGTTTGTGTGAGAAACTTGGATACAGCGAAGTTAGAGAATATACTTATTGGGATCCGGAGAAAAAAGCCATCAATTTCACCGCTTTTTTGGATGCTCTCAAAGTAGGTTCTCATTCTTAACACGATTTGCGGAAACTGGAATCAGTTTAACAGTTTGACCAAAGAGATGGAATTTGTTGATCTCTAATGTTTTAAACCTATTGATCTGGCTCTTGATATTCATTGTGCTAATTATTTGGGTTTATAAGAActtggttttatttttagaatGCTCCTGAGAATGCAGTGATTCTCTTGCACGCAATTGCTCATAACCCGACCGGTATGGATCCGTCTCATGACCAATGGAAAGAAATTGCAACTGTGATGAAAGTAAGTGCGAAAATATCAGTTCATCTTCTCATTTCCCAGCTACTCGTCTAACATATAAGATCGCGTTTCGATTTCAGGAACGAAAACTATTTCCATTTTTCGACCTTGCTTACCAAGGTTTCGCTACGGGAGATTTGGAATCGGATGCCTGGGCGCCGAGATACTTCGTGCAAGAAGGCTTCGAATGTTTCATTGCGCAAACATTCTCGAAAAACCTTGGATTATACGGTGGATATAATTGTGAATGAATTTCGCTACTATAGTTGGTGACACTGATTTCTTAACTTATTTCAGGTGAAAGAGTTGGTAATTTGTGTTACGTTGTCAACGACGCTTCCGTTTTGTCGAGAATGgaaagtcaaattaaactgaTCGTGCGTCAAACTTATTCCAACCCTCCGAGTCATGGAGCTCGTATCGTCGCTACTGTACTCAATAATCCCGCATTATTGACTCAATGGTAATTTATAAGATTCCTTCCATTATTTCTGTTTAGATTCACTCAtagtttaattgttatttctcTAGGAAACAACACGTAGAAACTATGTGTGATCGTATTAAGAGTATGAGAGTGGGGTTGTTTAACAAACTGAAAGAACTGGGTACACCTGGAACCTGGACACATATTACAGCGCAGAATGGCATGTTCAGCTTCACCGGTCTAAATCGTAAGTGATCCTCACAGTAGCTCCGGTCGACTTACAAAATGATTGACACGaatgtatcaatttcattataattTTCAGCTTCACAAGTTGAAGAACTCGAGAAGAAATACCACATATATATGCTGAAAAGTGGACGTATGAACATGTCTGGATTGAACACTAAGAATTTAGATTACGTCGCGAAATCAATTCATGAAGTTGTTTCCAAAgaacaataaaaataaacttACTTAGAATGCGTGCTTTGTTATCCCAAGAaaatggatttaaaaaaaacgtaGTTTATGACTTTGAAAAACATCAATGCTCAAAATATGATTCAGTGCTGATTACaagtatttcaataaattgacGGTATTATCGAGAGTAGTAACTCAAGTACCGGTGCGTCATtcgtatttttttctaatacaAAAAATGTTGGCTAGACATTTTCTATCGTGTGCGATAAAATTTCAAACAATCAACACTGACGATGTGCAATAACCATGAATAATACTTTCACTGCTGTTACAATCTCTCCTTCAACACCGTGAAAGAAGAAGATTGACATTGAATGAACCATAGTTCTCAGTTGGGCCAACGTTGCCTAGAAAATTCGTAGATAAccatatgaaaaaattaagattttAGTGAACTTTGCTGACTAAAAATTGCAAAGATTTTACTCTAAAGAACTGATTTTTGCCGGTATTTTCATCGGGGCTCAAGGTGCTTGGTCCcgtttttagataattgttcGGCTTTTCAATCATCAACGATTCACAGAAGGGAAAATGGAGATCAAATTGAGTCAATAGGACTCACGACTATGAGTTCATCCTTTGATTTGAATCTACTACCATGGTATCATAAGGAAGTGCCCGGCGTTCAAGCTCGAATACCAGCACGGCCGGGCAGTCCAGGACTGGAgcagactggttgcctgtcgaATTCTACACCACCTGTGGCACGCGAttgcaggtggcgcagaattcaacaggcaaccagtctacagcagatcaattcaattcaatctacAGAAATATTGGGACGAGTGGCAGCACCAGCTGATCAAGCGTTTCGCTGTCCTGTCATCGGTCTGACCTTGCTCTGTATTATATTTTA is a window of Tubulanus polymorphus chromosome 2, tnTubPoly1.2, whole genome shotgun sequence DNA encoding:
- the LOC141898841 gene encoding aspartate aminotransferase, cytoplasmic-like isoform X2; translated protein: MSRFGATEMGRPVETYLQYGKWKNDPNPQKCDMVIGVYRNNEGNVCDLDVVKLAEKQIANDDSLNHEYLPITGLPAFTKSSCELVLGRDSPAFIEDRYGGCQGVGGSGSLFIGLAFLRQIAKYDIAYVSKPTWEDHIGLCEKLGYSEVREYTYWDPEKKAINFTAFLDALKNAPENAVILLHAIAHNPTGMDPSHDQWKEIATVMKERKLFPFFDLAYQGFATGDLESDAWAPRYFVQEGFECFIAQTFSKNLGLYGERVGNLCYVVNDASVLSRMESQIKLIVRQTYSNPPSHGARIVATVLNNPALLTQWKQHVETMCDRIKSMRVGLFNKLKELGTPGTWTHITAQNGMFSFTGLNPSQVEELEKKYHIYMLKSGRMNMSGLNTKNLDYVAKSIHEVVSKEQ
- the LOC141898841 gene encoding aspartate aminotransferase, cytoplasmic-like isoform X1, coding for MSRFGATEMGRPVETYLQYGKWKNDPNPQKCDMVIGVYRNNEGNVCDLDVVKLAEKQIANDDSLNHEYLPITGLPAFTKSSCELVLGRDSPAFIEDRYGGCQGVGGSGSLFIGLAFLRQIAKYDIAYVSKPTWVYLVVHVVEDHIGLCEKLGYSEVREYTYWDPEKKAINFTAFLDALKNAPENAVILLHAIAHNPTGMDPSHDQWKEIATVMKERKLFPFFDLAYQGFATGDLESDAWAPRYFVQEGFECFIAQTFSKNLGLYGERVGNLCYVVNDASVLSRMESQIKLIVRQTYSNPPSHGARIVATVLNNPALLTQWKQHVETMCDRIKSMRVGLFNKLKELGTPGTWTHITAQNGMFSFTGLNPSQVEELEKKYHIYMLKSGRMNMSGLNTKNLDYVAKSIHEVVSKEQ